In Raphanus sativus cultivar WK10039 chromosome 5, ASM80110v3, whole genome shotgun sequence, the following proteins share a genomic window:
- the LOC108862261 gene encoding uncharacterized protein LOC108862261 isoform X1 translates to MEKGVPVELTRGSANWSKVVEEIVKLEKKTFPKHESLAQTFDGELRKRNAGLLYVEADGETLGYVMYSWPSSLSASITKLAVKESCRRQGHGEALLRAAIEKCRSRKIQRVSLHVDPTRIAAVNLYKKHGFQVDCLVKSYYSADRDAYRMYLDFDKSI, encoded by the exons ATGGAGAAAGGAGTTCCGGTAGAACTAACCAGAGGATCTGCTAATTGGTCTAAAGTGGTGGAAGAGATCGTGAAGCTGGAGAAGAAAACATTCCCTAAACACGAATCTCTCGCTCAAACATTCGACGGTGAGCTCCGCAAGAGAAACGCCGGGTTGCTATACGTGGAAGCCGACGGAGAAACTTTGGGCTATGTCATGTACTCTTGGCCGTCTTCTCTCTCCGCTTCCATCACCAAGCTCGCAG TGAAGGAGAGTTGCAGGAGACAAGGACATGGAGAAGCATTGCTAAGAGCAGCGATTGAAAAGTGCAGAAGCAGAAAGATACAGCGGGTCTCACTTCATGTCGACCCCACCAGGATTGCTGCTGTGAATCTGTACAAAAAACATGGGTTCCAAGTAGACTGTCTGGTGAAAAGCTACTACTCTGCAGATAGAGATGCTTACAGAATGTACCTTGATTTTGATAAATCCATTTAG
- the LOC108862261 gene encoding uncharacterized protein LOC108862261 isoform X2 produces MEKGVPVELTRGSANWSKVVEEIVKLEKKTFPKHESLAQTFDGELRKRNAGLLYVEADGETLGYVMYSWPSSLSASITKLAVKESCRRKGHGEALLRAAIEKCRSRKIQRVSLHVDPTRIAAVNLYKKHGFQVDCLVKSYYSADRDAYRMYLDFDESI; encoded by the exons ATGGAGAAAGGAGTTCCGGTAGAACTAACCAGAGGATCTGCTAATTGGTCTAAAGTGGTGGAAGAGATCGTGAAGCTGGAGAAGAAAACATTCCCTAAACACGAATCTCTCGCTCAAACATTCGACGGTGAGCTCCGCAAGAGAAACGCCGGGTTGCTATACGTGGAAGCCGACGGAGAAACTTTGGGCTATGTCATGTACTCTTGGCCGTCTTCTCTCTCCGCTTCCATCACCAAGCTCGCAG TGAAGGAGAGTTGCAGGAGAAAAGGACATGGAGAAGCATTGCTAAGAGCAGCGATTGAAAAGTGCAGAAGCAGAAAGATACAGCGGGTCTCACTTCATGTCGACCCCACCAGGATTGCTGCTGTGAATCTGTACAAAAAACATGGGTTCCAAGTAGACTGTCTGGTGAAAAGCTACTACTCTGCAGATAGAGATGCTTACAGAATGTACCTTGATTTTGATGAATCCATTtag